The Miscanthus floridulus cultivar M001 chromosome 17, ASM1932011v1, whole genome shotgun sequence genome has a window encoding:
- the LOC136518500 gene encoding large ribosomal subunit protein bL21m-like — translation MASRRCLLRLLSSRLVPQRSQPLAPVSIATRTLTSLSEPLGPPAPRALLSPRLYYPSRCHFATRSSGDEDDDEYEEEHYDEEGSEGEWGDEDEEVAAKKPSGKTEEEKVAEAAEIGYKVLGPLGADEKPFKPYEPVFAVVQIGSHQFKVSNGDSIFTERLKFCDVNDKLVLNRVLMLGSQTQTVIGRPILPDAAVHAVVEEHALDAKVIIFKKKRRKNYRRTKGHRQELTKLRITNIEGIDKPETAAVAA, via the exons ATGGCGTCGCGGCGCTGCCTCCTGCGCCTCCTCTCGAGCCGCCTCGTTCCTCAGAGATCTCAACCTCTTGCACCGGTCTCGATCGCGACCCGAACTCTGACCTCTTTGTCCGAGCCCCTAGGCCCCCCAGCTCCCCGGGCCCTCCTCTCCCCCCGGCTGTACTACCCCTCGCGCTGCCACTTCGCGACCCGCTCCTCCggtgacgaggacgacgacgaataCGAAGAAGAGCACTACGACGAGGAGGGGAGCGAGGGGGAATggggggacgaggacgaggaggtggCGGCGAAGAAACCGAGCGGGAAGACGGAAGAGGAGAAGGTAGCGGAGGCGGCGGAGATCGGCTACAAGGTGTTGGGACCGCTCGGGGCTGACGAGAAACCCTTCAAGCCCTACGAGCCCGTCTTCGCTGTCGTACAG ATCGGCTCGCATCAATTCAAGGTGAGCAATGGCGACTCCATCTTCACGGAGAGGTTGAAGTTCTGTGATGTGAATGACAAG TTGGTCTTAAACCGAGTTCTCATGCTTGGTTCGCAAACTCAAACAGTTATTGGGAGGCCAATACTACCTGATGCTGCTGTTCATGCTGTTGTAGAAGAACAC GCcttagatgcaaaagtgatcatATTCAAGAAGAAACGGAGAAAAAATTACCGCCGAACAAAGGGCCATCGTCAG GAGTTGACAAAGCTGAGAATAACCAACATTGAAGGAATAGATAAGCCAGagactgctgctgttgctgcctaA